The following DNA comes from Bacillota bacterium.
TTGAGCGCCTATTACACCGAACAAAAAGATGCATGCGCCGTTAATAACCGGAGTCGGGACTGAATTTATCGCATTTGAAAGCGGCTCGAAAAAGGAAAGAACCATTGCCATGACAGCAGCAACTGCTAGAACTGCAGTAGAAAATACCTTTGTTATTGCCATCGTTGAAAGGTTTTCACCATAGTTTGTTCCGGCAGGGCCTCCAAAAAGTGAAGCTATGATATCCCCTAGTCCATCACCAACAAGGTTAATGCCAAGCTTGTCCGCAATTTTATAAGGACCTTTATTTTTTCTTTTAGCAAGATCATTGATGTAAATATCGAGCTGGAATAAATGAGCAGTTGATTCCGGTATAGTTGCAATTGCAATAGGCATTATAGCCGCTACTGCAACCCAGTTGGGTGTAGGAAGGGTGAAATGAGGGGCTTTTACAAGCGTTCCTGTCCATATCGTTGAAAAATGAACAAGTCCAAGCGGAATACTTACTATATAGCCCACGATTATACCGAATAGTATAGGAAGCTGTCCAAGCACTCCTTTTAAGTACACAGAGAATAAAACCGTTGCAAGAAGCGTAATTATAGCTGCTATCCAAGCCTTGCTGTCAGCTGCATTATCTTTAAATCCTGCTGCATTCGTCATTGCTGTGCCGGCAAGTGAAATTCCGATAACCATTGCGATTGAGCCAGTTACCGTTGGGGGAAGCACTTTTTCAATAGACTCCATTCCAAAGCGG
Coding sequences within:
- a CDS encoding solute carrier family 23 protein codes for the protein MTELKDKVNGYLPDETPSWGKLILFALQQLLVMFPATVTVALLTGFHVSTTIFASGLATLSFLLVTRGKIPLYYGSSFSYIAAICGITGVASGALAPDALISQAQFGIICSGFVSIAAGLIVSRFGMESIEKVLPPTVTGSIAMVIGISLAGTAMTNAAGFKDNAADSKAWIAAIITLLATVLFSVYLKGVLGQLPILFGIIVGYIVSIPLGLVHFSTIWTGTLVKAPHFTLPTPNWVAVAAIMPIAIATIPESTAHLFQLDIYINDLAKRKNKGPYKIADKLGINLVGDGLGDIIASLFGGPAGTNYGENLSTMAITKVFSTAVLAVAAVMAMVLSFFEPLSNAINSVPTPVINGACIFLFGVIGAQGIAIMINKKVDLFDARNLSVIAVILIIGLGGHYGFPGNNIPIFGAKIPAIATAAIVGILLNLLLSIGTGKKKAE